In Fibrobacter sp. UWB10, a single window of DNA contains:
- the mfd gene encoding transcription-repair coupling factor has protein sequence MVESLSEFITFARSETLNLFSKAEGGAIHVNGATVPAAAMMVATRFLKKPNPILVVAKDYKSAENWVENLEGLLGENFVRFFPSISLKPYEKKVPFEGVVEERLKFFRDIESEDPFITVCPLDSFLMRLPAPHTVMKDCLELKVGGVAEPSSLRPWFLDHGFVEQPVVSGVGEFSIRGCIVDVNCLLYPHPIRIEFFGDEIESIRSFDIFSQRSVETMKSVKLFPMGEFTVKEHEAACYNGDLSGLWWHRGRYQTLNSSLLDYLPKASLVFEELSLLSENAAKYYLNCENTFREVREVDTEAVDPAHTWFKMGELSRQFVGRTSMDVSRVQLNDGNSHELNCKPQDFSSNGTDSVAKEIEEFAARGGSVYVVAPTAGALGRIKQMLEGLPVEDYIVGNMSEGFWLEDDGIAFLTETRIFNRHSNKTRKRKIAGSVSSALMIESLNRGDFVSHEDHGVGKYLGLVRVNVNGGMVDCALLEYAGGDKLKFPVADLQKIERLDTQENAPKLDRLGGKAWENLKERVKKKVIQIARELVELYAKRELVEGFDFPPDGKLQKEFEDAFEYDPTPDQVKATEDIKRDMESRRPMDRLICGDVGFGKTEVAMRAAFKCVVSKKQVVLLVPTTILAAQHYENFMDRFAGFGVNIALVNRYKSAKEKKEIFKQVSEGKVDILVGTHSLLSEKNQFKDLGLLIIDEEQKFGVKQKEKLREMRLAVDTLSMSATPIPRSLHLSMTGVRDISLINTPPMNRLPVETKLMKRDDMVIKQAIEDELARGGQVFIVNDRVQSIYELADDIEQLVPEAHIGIAHGQMNDRDLENAMEAFISRKFDILVSTSIIESGLDVPNANTIIIMNAHHFGISQLYQMRGRVGRSSVLAKALLVIPAKNEISAESMRRLKALEQFTDLGSGYQLAMRDLEIRGAGNLLGQEQHGFIAEVGFETYVRLVREAVEQLRGGPSEKPIQPRVELGVDAYLPEDYIQDGLTRISMYQRISRVSHTDEIAGLAQELADRFGPVPEAAKMLLLVTEIGLLAGRLRIQGLVQRKGMLAATFVEFPPPDPRIISEMYANTQFPMRIMGGSPLQVVIELGKGNAIELAEKALKEFRAFAVIKADSTVVKSNSSAQTN, from the coding sequence ATGGTAGAATCCCTTTCAGAATTCATTACGTTTGCCCGCAGTGAAACGCTAAACCTCTTCAGCAAGGCTGAAGGGGGCGCGATTCATGTAAACGGGGCGACGGTTCCGGCGGCTGCCATGATGGTGGCGACCCGGTTCCTTAAAAAGCCGAACCCGATTCTGGTGGTGGCGAAGGACTACAAGAGCGCCGAGAATTGGGTTGAAAATCTGGAAGGGCTTCTAGGCGAAAATTTTGTCCGCTTTTTCCCGTCGATTAGCTTGAAACCTTACGAAAAGAAGGTGCCGTTCGAAGGGGTTGTCGAAGAACGCCTCAAGTTTTTCCGCGATATAGAAAGCGAAGACCCGTTTATTACGGTGTGTCCGCTGGATTCGTTCTTGATGCGCCTGCCGGCACCGCATACGGTGATGAAGGATTGCCTTGAACTCAAGGTGGGCGGCGTTGCCGAACCTTCGTCGTTGCGCCCCTGGTTCTTGGATCACGGTTTCGTGGAACAGCCTGTGGTTTCGGGCGTGGGGGAATTCTCCATTCGCGGCTGCATTGTCGACGTAAACTGCCTTCTGTACCCGCATCCGATTCGTATTGAATTCTTTGGCGACGAGATTGAATCGATCCGTAGCTTCGATATTTTCTCGCAACGTTCCGTAGAGACCATGAAGTCGGTGAAACTTTTCCCGATGGGTGAGTTTACGGTCAAGGAACACGAGGCTGCGTGCTACAACGGCGACCTTTCGGGGCTCTGGTGGCATCGCGGGCGTTACCAGACGCTGAATTCCAGCTTGCTCGACTATTTGCCGAAGGCCTCGTTGGTATTCGAAGAGCTTTCGCTTTTGTCGGAGAATGCGGCGAAGTATTATTTGAACTGCGAGAATACCTTCAGGGAAGTTCGCGAAGTCGATACCGAAGCGGTAGACCCGGCGCATACTTGGTTCAAAATGGGCGAGCTCTCGCGCCAATTTGTGGGCCGCACCTCGATGGATGTTTCTCGCGTGCAGCTCAATGACGGCAACAGCCACGAACTGAATTGCAAACCGCAAGATTTCTCTTCGAACGGCACGGATTCGGTCGCCAAGGAAATCGAAGAATTTGCCGCCCGGGGCGGATCCGTTTACGTGGTTGCTCCGACGGCGGGTGCGCTTGGGCGTATCAAGCAGATGCTTGAAGGCTTGCCGGTCGAAGACTACATTGTCGGCAACATGTCCGAAGGTTTCTGGCTCGAAGACGATGGAATTGCCTTCTTGACCGAGACCCGCATTTTCAATCGTCATTCGAATAAGACCCGTAAGCGCAAAATCGCAGGCTCCGTTTCGAGCGCTTTGATGATTGAATCGCTGAACCGTGGCGATTTCGTTTCGCACGAAGATCATGGCGTGGGCAAGTACTTAGGACTTGTACGCGTGAATGTGAATGGCGGTATGGTCGACTGCGCCTTGCTGGAATACGCGGGCGGAGACAAACTCAAGTTCCCTGTGGCGGACTTGCAGAAGATTGAACGCCTCGATACGCAGGAAAATGCTCCAAAGCTTGATCGCCTGGGCGGCAAGGCTTGGGAAAACCTCAAGGAACGCGTCAAGAAAAAGGTTATTCAGATTGCGCGCGAACTGGTGGAACTTTACGCCAAGCGCGAATTGGTGGAAGGTTTCGATTTCCCGCCTGATGGCAAACTGCAAAAAGAATTTGAAGACGCTTTTGAATACGATCCGACGCCCGACCAGGTGAAGGCTACCGAAGATATCAAGCGCGACATGGAATCCCGCCGCCCGATGGACCGCCTGATTTGTGGTGACGTGGGCTTTGGAAAGACAGAAGTTGCCATGCGTGCGGCGTTCAAGTGCGTGGTGAGCAAAAAACAGGTGGTGCTCCTGGTGCCGACGACGATTCTGGCTGCTCAGCACTACGAAAACTTTATGGACCGCTTCGCAGGCTTTGGCGTGAATATCGCTCTTGTGAACCGCTACAAGAGCGCTAAGGAAAAGAAGGAAATTTTCAAGCAGGTGAGCGAGGGCAAGGTCGACATTCTCGTCGGTACGCATAGTCTGCTTTCTGAAAAGAACCAGTTCAAGGATTTGGGCCTTCTAATCATCGACGAAGAACAGAAATTCGGCGTGAAGCAGAAGGAAAAACTGCGTGAAATGCGCCTTGCTGTCGATACGCTCAGCATGAGTGCAACTCCGATTCCGCGCTCGCTGCACTTGAGCATGACTGGCGTTCGCGACATTTCGCTCATTAATACGCCGCCCATGAACCGCTTGCCGGTCGAAACCAAGCTCATGAAGCGCGATGACATGGTGATTAAGCAGGCGATTGAAGACGAATTGGCCCGCGGCGGCCAGGTGTTCATTGTGAATGACCGCGTTCAAAGCATTTACGAATTGGCTGACGATATTGAACAGCTTGTGCCTGAAGCGCATATCGGTATTGCCCATGGGCAAATGAACGACCGCGACCTTGAAAATGCGATGGAAGCCTTTATCTCCCGCAAGTTCGATATCCTTGTCAGTACGAGCATTATCGAATCGGGCCTGGATGTCCCGAATGCGAATACGATCATCATCATGAACGCGCATCATTTTGGCATTAGCCAACTTTACCAGATGCGCGGGCGCGTGGGCCGCAGTAGCGTGCTGGCGAAGGCGCTCTTGGTGATTCCTGCGAAGAATGAAATTTCGGCGGAATCCATGCGCCGCCTTAAGGCTCTGGAACAGTTTACCGATTTGGGTAGCGGTTATCAGCTGGCCATGCGCGATTTGGAAATCCGCGGTGCGGGTAACTTGCTCGGCCAGGAACAGCATGGCTTCATCGCCGAAGTGGGCTTTGAAACTTATGTGCGCTTGGTGCGCGAGGCGGTGGAACAGCTGCGCGGTGGACCGTCCGAAAAGCCGATTCAGCCTCGCGTAGAACTCGGCGTAGATGCTTACTTGCCCGAAGACTACATTCAGGATGGCCTCACTCGAATCTCGATGTACCAGCGTATTTCTCGCGTGTCGCATACCGACGAAATCGCGGGCCTTGCGCAGGAACTTGCGGATCGATTCGGGCCGGTGCCCGAAGCCGCCAAGATGTTGCTCTTGGTCACCGAAATCGGGCTCTTGGCGGGGCGGCTCCGTATTCAAGGCTTGGTGCAGCGCAAGGGAATGCTTGCGGCCACCTTCGTGGAATTCCCGCCACCCGATCCGCGAATCATCAGCGAGATGTATGCGAATACGCAGTTCCCCATGCGCATTATGGGCGGCTCGCCGCTGCAAGTCGTGATTGAACTCGGTAAGGGAAATGCCATAGAACTCGCCGAAAAGGCGCTCAAGGAATTCCGAGCGTTTGCGGTGATTAAGGCTGATTCTACTGTTGTGAAGAGTAATTCGTCAGCTCAGACGAACTAG